Proteins co-encoded in one Rubinisphaera margarita genomic window:
- a CDS encoding lactonase family protein: MRWFSVGLWLCCVATIGYAQEQTGQQDVTVFVGTYTTAGSQGIYTLNFDPGTGELKHTGDPVFLPNPSFLRMHPKKPVLYAVSEVRDFEGKQTGSVAAYACDSGADTLTLLNQVDSAGGSPCHLAVDSTGSSLVVANYSSGTVASFKIQDDGSLSEAVSVMQHEGSSINETRQEAPHAHSVMISADNRFVYAADLGTDKVMIYRFDPKSAELTPASSPPVDLEPGSGPRHLVINTEGDGVYVLNELASTITLLERNGETGSLAVLQTMNTLPEGFEGTNGTAEILLHPSGKSIYASNRGHDSIAMFKVVGCTGRLESQGHISTGGEVPRNFNIVPGGNWLLAANQKTNNIVVFRIDPEFGQLENSGQSISVPAPVCLCFTER, translated from the coding sequence ATGCGTTGGTTTTCAGTCGGACTCTGGCTGTGCTGCGTGGCAACGATCGGCTACGCACAGGAACAGACCGGACAGCAGGATGTGACGGTTTTTGTCGGCACCTACACCACGGCTGGAAGCCAGGGAATTTACACGCTCAACTTCGATCCTGGCACGGGCGAATTGAAGCATACGGGAGATCCGGTCTTTCTCCCCAATCCTTCCTTTCTGCGAATGCACCCGAAAAAGCCGGTGCTCTACGCCGTTAGTGAAGTGAGAGACTTCGAGGGGAAGCAAACCGGATCGGTCGCCGCCTACGCCTGCGATTCGGGCGCGGACACACTCACGCTTCTTAATCAGGTGGATTCCGCAGGGGGTTCGCCCTGCCATCTGGCGGTCGATTCGACCGGGTCGTCGCTGGTTGTGGCCAACTACAGCTCGGGCACGGTGGCCAGTTTCAAGATTCAGGACGACGGCTCGCTGTCCGAAGCGGTCAGTGTGATGCAGCACGAAGGGAGCAGCATCAACGAAACTCGCCAGGAAGCACCGCACGCGCACTCGGTCATGATCTCCGCCGATAACCGCTTTGTATACGCGGCCGATCTCGGCACCGACAAGGTGATGATCTACCGGTTCGATCCGAAATCGGCTGAGCTGACGCCGGCGAGTTCTCCGCCTGTTGACCTCGAACCGGGCTCTGGGCCACGGCATCTGGTGATCAATACCGAGGGTGATGGCGTCTATGTCCTGAACGAACTGGCGTCCACGATCACGCTGCTGGAACGGAACGGGGAAACCGGGTCGCTGGCGGTACTGCAGACGATGAACACGTTGCCGGAAGGGTTCGAGGGAACCAACGGCACTGCCGAGATCCTGCTTCATCCGTCGGGCAAATCGATTTACGCGTCCAATCGGGGGCACGATTCGATCGCCATGTTCAAGGTGGTGGGCTGCACTGGAAGACTGGAATCGCAGGGGCATATTTCCACAGGTGGCGAGGTTCCTCGCAATTTTAATATCGTTCCGGGCGGAAACTGGCTCCTCGCCGCCAATCAGAAGACTAATAATATAGTCGTCTTCCGGATCGACCCCGAATTCGGCCAGCTCGAGAACTCGGGGCAATCGATCTCGGTGCCCGCACCGGTTTGCCTCTGCTTCACGGAGCGGTAG
- a CDS encoding 3-keto-disaccharide hydrolase encodes MKFVIALSVLCLSLGSVAAAAEQNELTAREKQQGFRLLFDGEDLEGWQHSGNWKVEDGVITRSGKGGSLVYQKESIPDDFELRFEWKVGPKSNSGVYYRPTQYEYQILDNSRHADGENPRTSAASVYFCMAPSKDATKPVGEWNTGRIVCKGTVIQHWLNGEKVIDFDYTDPQWAWNVELLKRRGGDLTARGAKLSLQDHGDPVWYRNIRMREIPADEEVKAGDFTPAEIPEDVLEKERKKIEAIEARRKK; translated from the coding sequence ATGAAATTCGTCATTGCGTTAAGCGTGTTGTGTCTGTCGCTGGGATCTGTCGCCGCCGCGGCTGAACAGAATGAACTCACGGCCAGGGAAAAACAGCAGGGCTTTCGACTGCTGTTCGATGGCGAGGATCTGGAAGGCTGGCAGCACTCCGGCAACTGGAAGGTCGAAGACGGTGTGATCACCCGCTCGGGCAAAGGGGGCAGTCTCGTTTATCAGAAGGAATCGATCCCCGATGATTTCGAGTTGCGATTCGAATGGAAGGTCGGCCCCAAGAGCAACTCCGGCGTCTATTATCGTCCGACGCAGTACGAGTATCAGATCCTCGACAACTCTCGACATGCCGACGGCGAGAACCCGCGGACCAGTGCCGCTTCGGTCTACTTCTGCATGGCCCCCTCCAAAGACGCGACCAAGCCGGTTGGCGAATGGAACACGGGACGGATTGTCTGCAAGGGAACCGTCATTCAACACTGGTTGAACGGCGAAAAGGTGATCGACTTCGACTACACTGATCCGCAGTGGGCCTGGAATGTCGAACTGCTCAAACGTCGCGGCGGCGATCTCACGGCTCGCGGTGCCAAGCTGTCGCTGCAGGATCACGGCGATCCGGTCTGGTACCGCAACATTCGCATGCGGGAAATCCCTGCTGACGAAGAGGTGAAAGCGGGCGACTTCACGCCGGCCGAGATTCCGGAAGACGTTCTCGAAAAGGAACGGAAGAAAATCGAGGCCATCGAAGCCCGCCGGAAGAAGTAA
- a CDS encoding DUF1552 domain-containing protein: protein MTYNLQRRDFVKQLGLGALSLPFLSGLPSLGFAGASAKKQRLVVIFSPNGVVPDQFWPEEEGENFTLKPILQPLAPYKDKMLLLHGVSDKIGGDGDSHMRGIGCLLTGTELFPGNIQGGSHTPAGWASGLSIDQEIKNALQSNPETRTRFGSLEFGVVVPERADTWTRMVYAGANKPIAPIDDPYKMLSKLYGQLKDRESLKSILDPLQADLAKIRSMVSVEDRQLLEEQTTFVREMEKELKQENPAAVGHAVPQLELGVRDTNENMPKISKMQIELMVNSFKSDFARIASLQYTNSVGQAKMSWLGIDEGHHSLSHEPDSNTDAMDKLTKINTWYAEQVAYLCKKLAETPEPGDNGSMLDHTMVIWTNELGKGSSHTLNDIPFVMIGGGMGYKMGRSLKLGRVAHNRLHLALAHSFGHNLKTFGNPDYCGEGALSLS, encoded by the coding sequence ATGACATACAATCTGCAACGCCGTGATTTCGTCAAGCAACTTGGACTTGGCGCGCTTTCCCTGCCGTTTTTGTCGGGTCTGCCAAGTCTCGGATTTGCCGGGGCATCGGCGAAAAAGCAGCGTCTGGTGGTGATCTTCAGCCCGAATGGTGTGGTGCCGGATCAGTTCTGGCCGGAAGAAGAGGGCGAGAACTTCACTCTCAAGCCGATTCTGCAGCCGCTCGCTCCGTATAAAGACAAGATGCTGCTCCTGCACGGCGTGAGCGACAAGATTGGCGGAGACGGCGACAGCCACATGCGAGGGATCGGCTGCCTGCTGACCGGGACCGAACTGTTCCCCGGCAACATTCAGGGTGGTTCGCACACGCCAGCTGGCTGGGCGAGCGGTCTGTCGATCGATCAGGAGATCAAGAACGCACTGCAGAGCAATCCTGAAACCCGGACCCGGTTTGGCTCGCTCGAATTCGGTGTCGTGGTTCCAGAACGGGCCGATACCTGGACCCGGATGGTCTACGCCGGCGCCAATAAGCCGATTGCTCCGATTGATGATCCGTACAAGATGCTTTCCAAGCTCTATGGTCAGCTGAAAGATCGAGAGAGTCTGAAGAGCATTCTCGATCCCCTTCAGGCGGACCTGGCGAAGATTCGCTCGATGGTCAGCGTGGAAGATCGGCAATTGCTCGAAGAGCAGACAACGTTCGTTCGCGAGATGGAGAAGGAACTGAAGCAGGAGAATCCGGCTGCCGTCGGCCACGCCGTGCCTCAGCTTGAACTCGGCGTCCGCGACACCAACGAGAACATGCCCAAGATCAGCAAGATGCAGATCGAGCTGATGGTCAACAGCTTCAAGTCCGACTTCGCCCGTATCGCCTCGCTGCAGTACACGAACTCGGTTGGCCAGGCCAAGATGAGCTGGCTCGGTATCGACGAAGGACACCACTCCCTGTCGCACGAACCGGACAGCAATACCGACGCCATGGATAAGCTGACCAAAATCAATACCTGGTATGCCGAGCAGGTTGCTTACCTGTGTAAGAAGCTGGCCGAAACGCCGGAACCGGGTGACAACGGCAGCATGCTCGATCACACGATGGTCATCTGGACCAACGAACTCGGTAAGGGAAGTTCGCACACGCTGAACGACATCCCGTTCGTGATGATCGGTGGCGGTATGGGTTACAAGATGGGCCGCTCACTGAAGCTCGGCCGCGTCGCCCACAACCGCCTGCATCTGGCTCTGGCCCACAGCTTCGGCCACAACCTCAAGACGTTCGGTAACCCCGACTACTGCGGCGAAGGAGCCCTGTCGCTCAGCTAA
- a CDS encoding DUF1592 domain-containing protein produces MVDFRIHARFRTQPGVFPLLCVVLFVCSNGVAAADDPQLEKGKAIYAKQCADCHGNQGQGVPSVYAEPLIGDLAVSELANYISAAMPEGEPEACVAEDAEAVAAYIHQEFYSIIARVRNQPPTVDFSRLTVRQYRNSVADLVASFQWTNQFGNEQGLEGRYYKSRNRGKDNIAIERIDHVIDFDFGEAGPDPENIKDEQYVISWSGSIFAPKTGYYEFVVDSANGGELWINGGSEPLIDFRVKSGDQTEYRKDIFLIEGRPYSLRLDLNKAKSDKTVGIKLKWKPPHGPEELIPPYALSKATFPEWLIVETNFPPDDKSVGYERGVQVSPEWDDATTAAAIEVADKVLARLDSLIKVREFTEETEPKLKQFCVDFASRAFRRPLSDEVKKLYVDQQFEGAPDLAAGVKRSLLLTLKSPRFLFPYVGSSEFDDYDYAAWMALTLWDSIPDASLLKSAAQKKLVDGKDLQWQAERMAQDMRARSKVRSFFHQWLYFDHFSEMDKADEEHAEFTPELANDLRASLELYINDIFWSESSDFRTLLQADTIFVNPRIAKFYGLGEVDGPLFEKASFEPDQRSGLLTHPYMLAGLAYESATSPIHRGVFLSRSLLGRFLKPPPIAVTPTPPDLDPSLTTRERVAHQTAPVACKSCHGLINHLGFVLENFDEVGRYRTKEGAKSIDASGSYVSRDGEEAKFVGAEELSKFLVTSDEAHQAFIEQMFQYLTKQPIQAFGPEMLGQLHEDFQKNNFNMQRMLVQITLKSAQQRRQARQDQMAKSAAK; encoded by the coding sequence ATGGTTGATTTCCGGATTCACGCTCGATTTCGAACTCAGCCAGGAGTCTTTCCGCTCCTGTGTGTTGTGCTTTTCGTTTGCTCGAATGGTGTTGCAGCCGCCGACGATCCGCAGCTGGAGAAGGGGAAGGCAATCTACGCCAAACAGTGCGCCGATTGCCACGGGAATCAGGGTCAGGGCGTTCCGTCTGTTTACGCTGAACCGCTGATTGGCGATCTGGCTGTCAGTGAACTGGCCAACTACATCTCGGCGGCCATGCCGGAAGGCGAGCCGGAAGCCTGTGTCGCTGAAGACGCGGAAGCTGTCGCCGCTTATATCCATCAGGAGTTTTACTCCATCATTGCTCGCGTGCGGAATCAGCCGCCGACGGTCGATTTCTCGCGCCTGACCGTGCGGCAGTATCGCAACAGCGTTGCCGACCTGGTGGCGAGCTTTCAGTGGACCAATCAGTTCGGGAACGAGCAGGGGCTCGAAGGCCGCTATTACAAGTCCCGCAATCGTGGCAAGGACAACATCGCCATCGAGCGGATCGATCACGTGATCGACTTCGACTTCGGCGAAGCCGGCCCCGATCCGGAAAACATTAAGGACGAGCAGTACGTCATCAGTTGGTCTGGCTCGATCTTCGCGCCGAAGACCGGGTACTACGAATTCGTAGTCGACTCCGCGAACGGCGGCGAACTCTGGATCAACGGGGGTTCGGAACCGCTGATCGACTTCCGCGTGAAGTCCGGTGATCAGACCGAGTACCGGAAAGACATCTTCCTGATCGAGGGCCGCCCTTATTCACTGCGCCTCGATCTGAACAAAGCCAAGTCGGATAAGACAGTCGGCATCAAACTGAAATGGAAGCCTCCGCATGGGCCCGAAGAGTTAATTCCCCCCTATGCGCTGTCTAAGGCGACGTTCCCGGAATGGTTGATCGTTGAGACGAACTTCCCGCCGGACGACAAGAGTGTCGGCTACGAACGCGGCGTGCAGGTTTCGCCCGAATGGGACGACGCCACTACTGCTGCGGCTATCGAAGTCGCTGACAAGGTTCTTGCCCGCCTCGATTCCCTGATCAAAGTGAGGGAGTTCACCGAGGAAACGGAGCCGAAGCTGAAGCAGTTCTGTGTCGACTTCGCGAGCCGTGCATTTCGTCGCCCGCTGTCAGACGAAGTGAAGAAGCTCTATGTCGATCAGCAGTTCGAGGGGGCTCCCGATCTGGCTGCGGGTGTGAAACGCTCGCTGCTCCTCACGCTCAAGTCGCCGCGGTTTCTGTTCCCTTATGTCGGCAGCAGTGAGTTCGACGATTACGACTACGCCGCCTGGATGGCGCTGACTCTGTGGGATTCGATCCCGGATGCTTCGCTGCTGAAATCCGCCGCCCAGAAGAAGCTTGTCGATGGCAAGGATCTGCAATGGCAGGCCGAACGGATGGCTCAGGACATGCGAGCCCGGTCGAAGGTCCGGTCCTTCTTCCATCAGTGGCTCTACTTCGACCACTTCTCCGAAATGGACAAGGCCGACGAAGAACACGCCGAGTTCACGCCGGAGCTTGCGAACGATCTCAGGGCCTCGCTCGAACTCTACATCAACGACATCTTCTGGTCGGAAAGTTCGGACTTCCGCACACTGCTGCAGGCCGACACGATTTTCGTGAATCCGCGCATCGCGAAGTTCTACGGACTGGGCGAAGTGGATGGGCCGTTGTTCGAGAAGGCCTCGTTCGAACCGGATCAGCGATCAGGACTGCTGACACACCCCTACATGCTGGCCGGACTGGCTTATGAGAGTGCGACCTCGCCGATTCACCGCGGGGTGTTCCTGTCACGCAGTCTGCTGGGGCGATTCCTCAAGCCGCCCCCGATCGCCGTCACGCCGACGCCGCCGGATCTCGATCCGTCACTGACCACACGCGAACGGGTCGCCCATCAGACGGCTCCTGTTGCCTGCAAATCCTGCCACGGACTGATTAATCATCTCGGGTTCGTATTGGAGAATTTTGATGAGGTTGGCCGATACCGAACGAAGGAAGGGGCGAAATCGATCGACGCATCCGGTTCTTACGTCTCCCGGGACGGTGAAGAAGCGAAGTTTGTCGGTGCCGAAGAGCTCTCAAAATTCCTGGTGACCAGTGACGAGGCTCATCAGGCGTTCATCGAACAGATGTTTCAGTACCTGACCAAGCAGCCCATTCAGGCCTTCGGACCGGAAATGCTTGGCCAGTTGCATGAAGACTTCCAGAAGAACAACTTCAACATGCAGCGAATGCTGGTGCAGATTACCCTGAAATCGGCTCAGCAGCGTCGACAGGCCCGTCAGGATCAAATGGCGAAGTCTGCCGCGAAGTGA
- a CDS encoding PQQ-binding-like beta-propeller repeat protein, with protein MKWTTLLLILLASSPTFAADWPQWMGPQRDNVWRESGIVEEFGDEPRYVWKTPIAGGYAGPSIANGRVYVTDYVTKDNVQVANFERELFTGIERVMCLDQKTGREHWKHEYPVQYTMSYPAGPRCTPNVHDGHVYTLGGEGNLICFNADSGDVVWSKNLPVEYATKTPLWGYAAHPLIEGDTLITLAGGQGSLVVALDLKTGNEVWRSLTSKEQGYAPPRIIQAGGKRQLVVAYPEGLSGLDPATGKEYWTTPYQANNGSIIMTPVHAGNYVYVGGFNNKNLLVELGTDEPTAKTVWRDQPRLAMSPVNVQPFLTDDKTLIGFDQSGQMLCLDLLTGERIWQSTEPLNMSRPVNSGTAFIVKNDDRFFLFNEQGELIIARLSREGYDEVDSMKVIEPTNLAFGRDVVWSAPAYADKCAFIRNDKEIVCVDLSAR; from the coding sequence ATGAAATGGACCACATTGCTGCTCATTCTGCTCGCCTCGTCCCCCACATTCGCTGCGGACTGGCCCCAATGGATGGGCCCGCAGCGAGATAACGTCTGGCGGGAATCGGGAATTGTCGAAGAGTTCGGCGACGAACCCCGCTACGTCTGGAAGACCCCCATCGCCGGTGGTTATGCCGGTCCTTCGATTGCGAACGGTCGCGTGTATGTCACCGACTATGTGACGAAGGACAATGTCCAGGTCGCCAATTTCGAACGCGAGCTATTCACCGGCATCGAACGGGTGATGTGTCTCGACCAGAAGACCGGCAGGGAGCACTGGAAGCACGAATACCCCGTGCAATACACAATGTCCTATCCGGCAGGGCCGCGTTGTACGCCCAATGTTCATGACGGCCACGTTTACACGCTCGGCGGCGAGGGCAATCTGATCTGCTTCAATGCGGACTCGGGAGACGTTGTCTGGTCGAAGAATCTCCCGGTCGAGTATGCCACAAAGACTCCGCTCTGGGGTTACGCGGCTCATCCGCTTATCGAGGGCGACACGCTGATCACGCTGGCCGGCGGTCAGGGAAGCCTGGTCGTTGCTCTCGATCTGAAGACGGGGAACGAAGTCTGGCGTTCGCTGACCTCGAAAGAACAGGGATATGCTCCGCCGCGAATCATTCAGGCGGGCGGCAAGCGACAACTCGTTGTGGCTTATCCGGAAGGGTTGTCCGGACTCGATCCCGCGACCGGGAAGGAATACTGGACCACTCCCTATCAGGCCAACAACGGCTCGATCATCATGACTCCGGTTCACGCCGGCAACTACGTGTATGTCGGCGGCTTCAACAACAAGAACCTGCTTGTCGAACTTGGAACAGACGAGCCAACCGCGAAAACGGTTTGGCGGGACCAGCCACGTCTGGCGATGAGCCCCGTCAACGTGCAACCGTTTCTAACCGATGACAAAACGCTGATCGGCTTCGACCAGAGTGGCCAGATGCTCTGCCTCGATCTGCTGACGGGCGAACGCATCTGGCAGTCGACCGAGCCTTTGAACATGTCCCGCCCCGTCAATTCGGGCACGGCGTTCATTGTGAAAAATGACGACCGTTTCTTTCTGTTCAACGAACAGGGAGAACTGATCATCGCCCGGTTGTCTCGCGAAGGATACGACGAAGTCGATTCCATGAAAGTCATCGAACCGACGAACCTCGCCTTCGGTCGCGATGTCGTTTGGAGTGCCCCTGCCTACGCAGACAAGTGCGCGTTCATTCGCAACGACAAGGAAATTGTCTGCGTCGATCTCTCTGCCCGTTAG
- the mazG gene encoding nucleoside triphosphate pyrophosphohydrolase, protein MTSPSNRSMGHPPDQSQVQQEFWQLCQVIAHLRSPEGCPWDRQQTLETIKPFTLEETYELLEAIDSGDDAAIVEELGDVLLQVVLDAQIGADEDRFNIIDVVRVLREKMVRRHPHVFGEESVDTADQVKQTWDKIKQAEGKPKRESKLDGLPQDLPALAAAARLQDKAARVGYDFPHRDMLFSKLQEELDELRDELYEAEPSETMEISIDAEHTHDVPIEDEARRQRAEEELGDVLFVLANIARRWKLNPEEALRKTNAKFKRRFRAIETGLARNGMSIDKATLVEMEAQYQAEKQREKQEKGA, encoded by the coding sequence ATGACGTCCCCATCCAATCGGTCCATGGGCCATCCGCCAGATCAGAGCCAGGTTCAACAGGAATTCTGGCAGCTCTGCCAGGTGATCGCCCATCTGCGTTCCCCCGAGGGCTGCCCCTGGGATCGTCAACAGACACTGGAAACCATCAAGCCGTTTACCCTCGAAGAAACCTACGAGCTGCTTGAAGCGATCGACTCCGGAGACGATGCGGCGATTGTCGAAGAACTCGGCGATGTGCTGCTGCAGGTCGTTCTGGATGCACAAATCGGAGCCGATGAAGACCGCTTCAATATCATCGATGTCGTTCGCGTCCTCCGAGAGAAAATGGTCCGGCGGCATCCCCATGTCTTTGGCGAGGAATCGGTCGACACCGCGGATCAGGTGAAGCAGACCTGGGACAAAATCAAGCAGGCGGAAGGCAAGCCGAAACGCGAATCGAAGCTCGACGGTCTTCCGCAGGACTTGCCCGCTCTAGCCGCGGCTGCACGACTGCAGGACAAAGCGGCCCGCGTCGGGTACGACTTCCCGCATCGCGATATGCTCTTCAGCAAACTGCAGGAAGAACTCGACGAACTGCGGGATGAACTTTACGAAGCCGAACCGTCGGAGACGATGGAGATCTCCATCGATGCCGAGCACACGCATGATGTTCCGATTGAAGACGAAGCCCGCCGCCAGCGAGCCGAGGAAGAGCTCGGCGATGTCCTGTTCGTGCTCGCGAACATCGCGCGTCGCTGGAAGTTAAATCCGGAAGAAGCTCTGCGGAAGACCAACGCGAAATTCAAACGCCGCTTCCGTGCCATCGAAACCGGCCTCGCCCGCAACGGGATGTCGATCGATAAGGCGACGCTCGTCGAGATGGAAGCCCAGTATCAGGCCGAGAAACAACGCGAGAAGCAGGAAAAGGGAGCGTAG
- a CDS encoding ABC transporter permease, which produces MFRFALHNVLSRPVRSGLAILGMTVAIMGMVGLFSIAEGLDRVVGNTLNRVSGFVAMQRGAPIPLFSTLPRAWIEEIETIPGVRAATSECWTRVNVIEGEIVVSPPRMLCGTDIERRSQLEVGLFREDIVAGRFLQPQDVGTRHCVISRQIAEEQEKTVGDPLEVNGYELQIIGVYHTGSLMLDVAIMIDDALFREIARFDEKTVSNFYIEQDGTVSDEELQQRIQNQFRGRGPQAWQGSSFVSASGRNPLSELVTAIDRYLKQATDGASSPGAPESTSTGERKANSAALSDDPMEVRLAADWAGRFDEFIDDLDLALALLTSLGIIIAVVSIVNTMLMSVTERLSEFGILRANGWSQFDLVRLIGWESLTLGTIGGLFGCLIGWAGTLIVNATFPAKFELYASPSLLVVSLLASAILGGLSGLYPAWWVARMNPMDAIRRN; this is translated from the coding sequence ATGTTTCGATTCGCGCTGCACAATGTTCTCAGCCGACCGGTTCGCTCCGGCCTGGCCATTCTGGGAATGACCGTCGCCATCATGGGCATGGTCGGACTCTTCTCGATCGCCGAGGGATTGGACCGCGTTGTCGGCAACACGCTGAACCGGGTCTCAGGCTTCGTGGCCATGCAAAGGGGCGCTCCCATCCCCCTCTTCTCAACGTTGCCGCGAGCGTGGATTGAGGAAATTGAGACCATTCCGGGCGTTCGCGCGGCCACCTCGGAATGCTGGACCCGGGTGAATGTGATTGAAGGAGAAATCGTCGTCTCTCCCCCTCGAATGCTTTGCGGGACCGATATCGAACGCCGTTCGCAACTCGAAGTCGGTCTGTTTCGGGAAGATATTGTCGCCGGGCGGTTTCTGCAGCCGCAGGATGTCGGGACGCGACACTGCGTGATCAGTCGACAGATCGCTGAAGAGCAGGAGAAAACGGTCGGCGATCCGCTGGAAGTTAACGGGTACGAACTGCAGATCATCGGCGTCTACCATACCGGATCGCTAATGCTCGACGTCGCGATCATGATTGACGATGCCCTCTTCCGGGAGATTGCCCGCTTCGATGAGAAGACCGTCTCAAACTTCTACATCGAGCAGGACGGCACGGTCTCCGACGAAGAGCTCCAGCAGCGAATTCAGAATCAGTTTCGCGGACGAGGGCCTCAGGCCTGGCAGGGGTCGTCCTTCGTCTCGGCGTCCGGCAGGAATCCGCTGTCGGAACTGGTGACCGCGATTGACCGGTACCTCAAACAGGCCACGGACGGAGCATCGTCGCCGGGGGCTCCAGAGTCGACTTCAACGGGGGAACGGAAAGCAAACAGTGCGGCTCTCAGCGATGATCCGATGGAAGTCCGGCTCGCAGCCGACTGGGCCGGACGATTTGACGAGTTCATCGACGATCTCGATCTGGCTCTTGCACTGTTGACCAGCCTGGGGATCATCATTGCAGTGGTCAGTATTGTGAATACGATGCTGATGAGTGTGACCGAACGACTGAGTGAGTTCGGGATTCTACGTGCCAACGGCTGGAGTCAGTTCGATCTGGTCCGGCTGATCGGCTGGGAAAGCCTGACGCTCGGAACCATCGGGGGGCTGTTCGGCTGCCTCATCGGCTGGGCGGGAACACTGATCGTGAATGCCACCTTCCCCGCAAAATTTGAACTCTATGCGAGCCCGTCTCTGCTGGTGGTGTCTTTGCTGGCGAGTGCAATCCTGGGAGGCTTGAGCGGGCTTTATCCGGCTTGGTGGGTCGCCCGCATGAATCCGATGGATGCAATCCGCAGAAATTAA
- a CDS encoding glycerophosphodiester phosphodiesterase has protein sequence MKFLSTALLTLSLVPASSFAQMIVAHRGASFDAPENTLAAFELAWEQNADAIEGDFYVTADQKIVCIHDKTTKRTAGSELKVAESTYEQLKDLDVGRWKADRYAGERISLLEDVLKVVPQDKIFLIELKSGPEIVEPLTKVLENSPVPRENLRIICFNDDVVAQCKKAMPDIKAFWLTSFKQKEDDQTWAPTADDILTTLKRLNCDGVDTKAERAVVTQKFVDQIKTAGYEYHVWTVNDPTDAKYFSKIGVDSITTDRPEFIREAIQK, from the coding sequence ATGAAATTTCTGTCGACTGCTCTGCTGACTCTCTCCCTGGTTCCCGCATCGAGTTTTGCGCAGATGATCGTCGCCCATCGCGGGGCTTCGTTCGATGCACCGGAGAATACACTGGCCGCGTTCGAACTGGCCTGGGAGCAGAACGCCGATGCGATCGAGGGGGACTTCTACGTCACGGCTGATCAGAAGATCGTCTGCATTCACGATAAAACCACGAAGCGGACGGCTGGCAGCGAACTGAAGGTAGCCGAGTCGACCTACGAGCAGCTGAAAGATCTCGATGTCGGACGATGGAAAGCCGACCGCTATGCCGGGGAACGAATTTCGCTGCTCGAAGATGTGTTGAAGGTCGTGCCTCAGGACAAGATCTTCCTGATCGAACTTAAGAGTGGGCCGGAGATCGTCGAACCGCTGACGAAGGTCCTGGAAAACTCGCCTGTGCCTCGCGAGAACCTGCGGATCATCTGCTTCAACGATGACGTTGTCGCTCAATGCAAGAAGGCGATGCCGGACATCAAGGCGTTCTGGCTGACGTCCTTCAAACAGAAGGAAGACGACCAGACCTGGGCGCCGACCGCGGACGACATTCTGACGACCCTGAAACGCCTTAACTGCGACGGCGTCGACACCAAAGCCGAACGAGCCGTGGTGACGCAGAAGTTCGTCGATCAGATCAAGACCGCGGGGTACGAGTACCACGTCTGGACCGTCAACGATCCGACCGACGCAAAGTACTTCAGCAAGATCGGCGTCGACTCCATCACGACCGACCGCCCGGAGTTCATCCGCGAGGCGATCCAGAAGTAA